ACCTTTTGTGCCTCTGTCAAACGCGCTTCCTCAAGTTTGCTTTGTAGGAACTTCAGAGACGCTGCGGCTTCTTCTCTTTTGCGGGTCAATACAGTGAGATTTTGCTGTGTAATAGGCAATTGTCCAAGGCGAGCTTGGAGGTTAGCTTTCCTAGCCAGCAAAAGTTTGAGCTTATTTTGAACTGCGGAGTCTTCAATTCTATTGAGGATAAATTTGGACGTCAGTTCTTGACTAAGCTGATCGCCTGCAAAATTGTTGGCGGAGATGGTTTGATTGTTAGGGGACACGCGAGCAACTTGTTCTGAGTACAGAGCACGTAAGGCATTCCGTTCTCCAGTCAAGTTGGCAACATTGGGATGCTCATTTGTAAAGCGTAAACGAGCTTCGATTAACTCATTTTCTACTTCTGATAACTTGGCTCGCAACTTCTTGATTTCGTCATCTTGTCCGCTGCGAACGGATGAATAGGCTTTGTTGAGGTTCTGTGTGTCAGTGATTTGCCGTAAGGATGCATCCCGCGCTTTTATCTCTTGAAGTTGAGCAGACAGAGTCCGCTCTTGGTCTTCTACTGTTGCTATACTCTGCACTAAGCTTTTTGTTTGGTCTTCAAGAGAGACAATTCCGCTGAGTTGTCTGTATCTGTTTTCTCTGGCTTCGGCTTGTCTGAGTTGTTTATCTGCCTCAGGTACCTGTTTTTCCTCTAAAAATTTCTTTACCTTGGTAGCCTCAGAATTAATGGCTTCAATATTGTCCTCAACCATCGCCTGAGAAATGGCATTGAGTAGTTTGGCAGCGAGTTGCGGATTTTGAGATTGATAACTCAACTCAAGAATATTAGTGGCTGGGACAATTTTGACTTTCAAATTATGACTGAGTTCCGTAGTTGTTACGGGACTTTGAGATAAATTCCCTTTGATCTGAGGAAATGCAATTGCAACGGCTCGTTCGAGAACACGTTGCGACTTGACAAGTTCTGCTTGATCAGCCAAGGGACTAATTCCTGGTGCGTTGGAAGACACTTGAGTGAGGTCACGACCTAATTCTGAAACGCTCACCCTTTTGTCGTCCTGCATCAGTCGCGCATATGCTTCATACTTACTTGGAGTGACTGCAAGGAATGCGATCGCTCCACCAATGACGCCAACAAACGCAGCGAACGCGGGAAGACTTCGCCGCTTTAGCACTGCTAGTACAGTTGATATTCCTTTTTCCATCACATATACCCCTCTTGTTTCATTAGTCATTAGTCATTGTCATTAAATTTGAACGAATGACAAATGACTAATGACAAAGGACTACCTATTTTTTGCCCACAACCTCAGCCAGTCCAGTCTGGCTTTGTTCGTAAATATCTACTGTCTCGGGCGAGGTTAAAAGTGTTGTATACAGTTTCAGGGTTTCAGAAGTGATGTGATCCCAGCTATAGTTCAACTGTACGTGCCTTTGTGCATTCACAGCCATACCTACTAGTTCTTGTGGGTGATGTATTGCCCACTCTAGGGAGCGAATACAACAGGTGAGGTTTCCTGCTTCAAATAGCTTTCCCCGACCTCCACTAATTAATTGCTTGTGAGGTGGGATATCACTTGCTATGACTGGTATACCTTCCCGCATCGCCTCTAACATTGCCAGAGGTAGTCCCTCTACATCAGAAGGCAGGACAAATAACCCTGCTCCCCGGACAATTTCCCAAAGACGTTGTCCTCGTAGTTCGCCTGCAAATACGATATTTCGATTATTTGCCACCTTTTCTAATAGCTGTGAGGTGAATAATTTTGTATCGCTCACACCGCCAGCCAAAACGAGTTTCCATCCAGGTGCGCTCATTGCACTAAAGGCGTCAACCAGCAAGTCGGGACGCTTTTCTGGTACCAGTCTGCCCAGAAACAACATATAGCGCCCTTGCTGAAGACCTAGTTGAGTCCCGTAACCAAAACTGGGGTCAGACTCACCATAGCTTGCTGGAGCATTGGGGATATAGACCGTGTTCCTACCATAAGTTTGCCCAAAGTAGCTTTGGAGCGCATCTGATACAACAACAAGTCCGTGGGCGAAACGTACTGCAGCTTTCTCCCCCAATTGAATGACGCGAGTTGAAAAACTGCCCCACTTGGCACGTTGCCAATCTAACCCCTGACAGGTCACGACAATCTTTGCACTGTTGACAAGTCTTGGTAAGCAGGTAAATAAGGACGGACCAAGAGCGTGGAAATGAATAATATCGTATTTTGTCGCACTGGCTGCAACTGCTCCTAGTGCCGAGGTAATAAAAGCATCCACTCCTCTCAAAGTCAAACCGGGTAGGGAAATAACTTGGACGCCCTCATAGTCATAACGGTCGTGCCAAGAACAGTCGGTGTAAGAGGAGCGGGCAAATAAATCAACACAATGTCCTTGTTTCACCATGCGAGGATACACTTCTGCACAGTAATGCTCGATGCCACCCTGTTTGGGAGGTAGACCTTTTGCACCAATTACAGCAATTTTCATACTAATTTAGTTGTGCTAGTTTTGCCCTGGAAAAAATGTATAGATGTATACCCAACTGTATTGTACTTAGAGACTGAAACATCGAGACAGGAGGTGGAAACAAAAAAAGCTCCCTCTCTTTGTTTCAATTTTTATGAGTCTAAAAAAGCATTGCCTCTCTCCAATGACTATGTTTTTCGTTTTGTCTATTTTTGTTTTGGTTTTTTGTATCTAGTTTGACCACAAGTTCCGCTCACACCCGGTCAGCCAGGCTGGTTCGTTGTTCCCAGCGATTCAACATTTCGCTGTAAACTTGTTGAACCACAGTGTGAGCTGCATAAGGTTTTGCAGTCCGCACGCAAGACTCACTCGGATAATCTCCTGGATGCAGCAGCACTTTGCGTAAAGCATCTGCTATGCACGCGGGCGTTCGTTCAGAACAAACAACCCCACTGTCCGCAGTCAGTAACTTTGGGGTTTCACCACATTGAGTTGTAACTACAGGAGTCCCACTCGCCAGCGCCTCAAGAACGACCAAAGGTAGACCTTCATAGACACTGCTTAGAACAAAAGCATTGCAGACACGATGTATCTGTGCAAGCTCCCCTTGAGGAACGGCTCCAAGCATTGTGACTTTATGAGAAATCCCCAAGCTAGCAATTTCTGCACTAACTTCTGCTCCTAACTCGCCATCACCCGCTATAATTAGGTGAATATTAGGCTCGTTGAAAGTAGCAAACCCACGTACCAGCAAGATAGGGTCTTTTTGAGGATGTAGCCGACCAGCAAATAAAACGAAACGTGTTTCCTCATTCAGTCCTAGCCGAGATGCCAGTTCCTTTCTTTTGACTTCTCGTTCCTCTTCACGTAATGGGTAAAAGATTTCGTTATCAAACGAATTTTTAATGTATGCTACACGGTCTTGCAAGCTAGGATAACGCTGCTTATATAACTGTGTTGCATCAGTATTACAAGAAAGAATTTGGCTAAACTGGCGGACTAACAAACTTTCCATTGCAAAATATGCAGCGGGAAATCTTCGCCAAAGAATCGCTTTTTTATTACCCGCAGCTTGTATTTGCGTCCTTATATCATTGTGAATAAATAGAGTTTTTTCTCCCTGCCAATTCATGGCTGCTATTGTTGGCTCTATTCTGTGAAAGTGCATAAAGTCAGAAGCAAAGCAACGCCCTAAAAGGGCAGTTGTATATTTGAGTGTTGTTGGTATCAAGCTTCTGACATTGTCATTTTGCAAGGTAAACAAAGGTAGAAAACTAATTTCTCTACCTGCAAATTCTGCTTGTTGCCATTCACCAACAGGCTTTTTTGGATCGTCTCCTGTTCCTACGAGTTTTACCTGAAACTCGCTTGGCGCGTATTTGATAAAGGTGTTGATGAGTGTTTGTATACCTCCAATTGTGGCATTCCAAGGATTGAACTGGTAAAAAATCGTGAGAACAGGTTTACGCATGGCGACTACCCTGCACAACTTAAGTGCAAACGCTCAAATGTTTTTCAATTTGCAAAAACACTCAAAAAAACTTTAAAAATGCCCTCCTACAGATTAAAGATTTTTATGAGTGTATGCATTCCTCCGTTAGAAATATTCCCGAGAATAAACTGCTGAAAAATCGCCAGCATTGGTTTATGTCTGTTGAAACCTCTGACAACTTTTGTACAAACACGGAGAAGGATTTCCACCTTTTAAAAAGGCACACAGCTTCTATGGGATTTCTACACAGAGGTTTAATTACACATATCAAATCCTAGTATCTCTGAAGCAAATTTTCACTGAGCAAATATAATCTTTACATTAACTTTATATTTCTGTGTATACTTTTTATCTTCTCAGTAGTCAAGCTATGATATATTTGCATTTTTACACAGAGAAAATCTAAAGAGACTTTACAATATCTTAATTTTTGAAAAAATAAAAATGGGACGTAAACAATAATGTCTACGTCCAACTTAGGTGAAGATGCCACAAGAGCATAGCAATGCTCCCTAACGAGGGGAGTATGCAAATAAAAACGCTGTTGTATTTGTTATCTATGTACTACTTGGATTGGATCTTGCTTCCAAATATTCTAAGCGGCTTCTGAGTTCTTGGTTTTGTTGTCTAATCTGGTCAAGTTCAGAGCGTAACTGACGAATAGCACCTTCAGAGCCAATGTTTTTTTGCACTTTGGAAATCTCTTCCTCGGCATAGCGGCGTATGCGTCCATCTGGTGTTTGGTCTGCCAAGGCTTGCAAAATCCCAATTGCTCGGGGAGTTTCCATTTGTCCGAGAGCTGTTACTACCGCCAATTGGGTTAAAAAGAACGTGTCCTTGGAAATTTCTGTCAAAAGGTCTAAAACCCGTTCCACATTGGCACTCGTTTGACCAATAGAAATCTTCCCCAGAGCGCGAATCGCTGCTAAACGCAAGAGTTGCGGTACACCGAGTTTGGTGTATTCCATCACGAGATTGAGAGCGGCTTCTGAAGTTTTCAGTTCGGCTAAACCTGCGATCGCACCACTCCGCACCACCTCATTCCAACCTGCTTTTTCTTCCAATACCGATTTTAGGAGCTTGATGACCTTTTCTTCTTTAGGTTTCTCATCTGTTGTTGCAGCAGCAATTGCACCTAAGGCGCGAGTCGCTGCGGTTTCTACATAATAGCTGGGATCGCCCACCTCCAGCAGTTTTTTCAAAGCCTTATAGCTTTCATTTTGCTTGATTTTTGCAAGTGCTTCCACCGCAGCACGCCGCACGTAAGAACTGTTATCTTTTAACCCAACAACTAACTCATCAAAGACTTGATCTAGATGGATTTCTGCTAGTTGTTTAGCCACCTCAACACGTACACCCCAGAAGGGATCATTCTTGAGTGCAGCAGACAGCACTTTTATCGCCTCCAAACTCCCTTTTTTCGCCAAAGCTTCCACTGCAAAGATACGGGAGATGGGGTTGGGATCAAATTCCAACTGCGCTTTCAACTCTGGTAGTGGGTATTCCAAAGACACCGTTTTTAGGAAATGATTTCCCACATCAAAGCTGATAAATTGAGGTTTTTCATCAACAGGGAAGTAGAAGCTTTGTTCGGGTTCATGTACCCTCACCGCGAAAGTTTTGAGTTTTACTGGTTCGTCCCCCTGCTTGTACCCAAAACCGATGGGAATTTTCAAGTCAAATAAATCACTGCTATTAGGACTCACTGCACTTGCTTGGGTTTGAGTCACTGTTACCTTAGCCAGCTTGCTCTCCCCGTCCCAAGAGTAAGCCACTTTAAAATCTGGATGACCACCACGATAGACATATTGGTCAAAGAGGAACAAGAGATTGCGCCCAGTTGCTTTTTCAATCGCCCGCAGTAAATCGACTGTTTCCACAGTTTTATGGGCATTATCCTGCACAAATGTCTGAATTGCCTTCCAGAATAAGTCTTCTCCCAATTGAGCGCGAATCATGTGATAAACACAAGACCCTTTCTCGTAAATGTGGTGGTCATAAAGTTCAATGGCTTCCCGGTAAACGTGCGTGACCATTGGACGACGGTAGCGATCGCTATCTTCAGTCTGATAACTACGAGCTTGCAGTAAAAGATAGTATGCCGCTTCTTGTGTACCATATTCATGTTCTGTCCACATGACTTCAGAGTAAGAAGCCATCCCTTCCTTAATCCAAGCATGAGACCAGTGCTTAATCACCACCAAATCCCCAAACCACTGGTGCGCCAGTTCGTGGACGACTAAGCTTTCCGTGTTGCGGTTATCTAATGCGGCTTTCTCATCCAGCAAACATCTATCAGTTAACAGTGTAGCAGAGGTGTTTTCCATCCCTCCAAAGATGAAGTCGTCAACACAGACTTGTGCATATTTGGGGTAAGGGTATGAAAAGCCGTATTTTTCACTCAAAAACTGTATCATCCGAGGAGTTTTGCCCATACTGCGTTTGGCATCTTTCTCGCGACTTTTTTCAACGTAGTATGTGACGGGTATACCGTTCCATTCGTCGCGAATTTCGGCAAAATCGCCTACTGCTATGGTCATCAAGTAGGTAGGATGAACTTGCTTCTGTGACCAGTGGTAGATTTTGTCGCTACCTTGTTCTTCTGTAGCAATGAGTTCGCCGTTGGAAATTGCAATCAGGTGTTTAGGGACTCGGATGCGAATTTCAGAAGTAGAAAGTTGTCCTGGGTAGTCAAAGCAAGGGAACCAGAAGCGAGAATCTTCGTCTTCTCCCTGAGTCCAGACTTGGGAGGGTTTATTAGGGTAGTGTTTATCTGGTTGGATAAAATAAATACCGCGTTGTGGTTTGTCTACCGAGTAAGCAATTGTAATGACAATACGCTTGTCAACTTCTGTTGGTGAATCAAGTTGGATAGATAACTGTTCTCCGTCGTAGTCAAACGTTTGCTCTTTTCCATCCATCTGCACCGATTGAATGTCTAGGTTGACAGCATCCAAATTCAAACGCTCAATACCGTTGCGGATTGGTGTGAGTGTTATGCTACAACTACCGTGGTATTTTTTGTTAGGTATATCCAGACTGAGGCCTAGAAAAATATGCTCTACTTGTCCAGGACGATCAGGATTGTAGTGCGGTTTTGCCCCTGGTAACTCAAAAGTTTTATACCGATTATTTTCTGTATCAAAGTAAGACTGCAACATTGATGTTTACTTAACCTTGGTAACCCTGAAAATTCTTCATGAATATCATAGGGAAAAACAGCTTCATCGCGTGTACTTCCCACATCAACCTACAATACACCCTGAATATTTTGCACACTGTTGTCATGTGACACAGGGCATCTTGCGCCTTGAGCGTTCTACATCTGGTAATAATACTCCTGAGATTTTTTTATTAAATTAGAATAACTTGCTACTATCAAAAGGAATATATTTTTCAGATTAAAGAACATATCAATCATTTGCGGATTTGCTCTTGGCGTCTTTGAAATTATATTTGGAGCGCTATCATACCCCTAGTGTATGGAAATAATAATTTTATCAGTAAAAAACGAAAAATTAATGTACATCCGAAAACTCCACAAT
The sequence above is a segment of the Mastigocladopsis repens PCC 10914 genome. Coding sequences within it:
- a CDS encoding GumC family protein, whose amino-acid sequence is MEKGISTVLAVLKRRSLPAFAAFVGVIGGAIAFLAVTPSKYEAYARLMQDDKRVSVSELGRDLTQVSSNAPGISPLADQAELVKSQRVLERAVAIAFPQIKGNLSQSPVTTTELSHNLKVKIVPATNILELSYQSQNPQLAAKLLNAISQAMVEDNIEAINSEATKVKKFLEEKQVPEADKQLRQAEARENRYRQLSGIVSLEDQTKSLVQSIATVEDQERTLSAQLQEIKARDASLRQITDTQNLNKAYSSVRSGQDDEIKKLRAKLSEVENELIEARLRFTNEHPNVANLTGERNALRALYSEQVARVSPNNQTISANNFAGDQLSQELTSKFILNRIEDSAVQNKLKLLLARKANLQARLGQLPITQQNLTVLTRKREEAAASLKFLQSKLEEARLTEAQKVSNIRVIENAVPPSSPSEPRQKVVLALASVFGTMLAVGVVLLLEVMDNTLRDASEAEELLQLPLLGVLPRLPAKTLVLEPANRFLDNISLVEPYRTLFKTLEFRSLEQLRLIVVSSPISGEGKSVVASHLAAVAAMLSWRTLIIDADLRRPVQHTLFNLDPRPGITDVLEGNISLLDAVQPTDIENLDVLTCGELHGRPSQLLESIAMKSLIAEASENYDLVIIDTAPLSACADASTLARQSDGVMLVTRPGFTEKEVLSRSVWELTQNRIPILGVVVNGITNLTEKYYRYPVHGYQPRLPKSQKHLIGVGDNAKNSVKGLR
- a CDS encoding glycosyltransferase family 4 protein, with amino-acid sequence MKIAVIGAKGLPPKQGGIEHYCAEVYPRMVKQGHCVDLFARSSYTDCSWHDRYDYEGVQVISLPGLTLRGVDAFITSALGAVAASATKYDIIHFHALGPSLFTCLPRLVNSAKIVVTCQGLDWQRAKWGSFSTRVIQLGEKAAVRFAHGLVVVSDALQSYFGQTYGRNTVYIPNAPASYGESDPSFGYGTQLGLQQGRYMLFLGRLVPEKRPDLLVDAFSAMSAPGWKLVLAGGVSDTKLFTSQLLEKVANNRNIVFAGELRGQRLWEIVRGAGLFVLPSDVEGLPLAMLEAMREGIPVIASDIPPHKQLISGGRGKLFEAGNLTCCIRSLEWAIHHPQELVGMAVNAQRHVQLNYSWDHITSETLKLYTTLLTSPETVDIYEQSQTGLAEVVGKK
- a CDS encoding glycosyltransferase codes for the protein MRKPVLTIFYQFNPWNATIGGIQTLINTFIKYAPSEFQVKLVGTGDDPKKPVGEWQQAEFAGREISFLPLFTLQNDNVRSLIPTTLKYTTALLGRCFASDFMHFHRIEPTIAAMNWQGEKTLFIHNDIRTQIQAAGNKKAILWRRFPAAYFAMESLLVRQFSQILSCNTDATQLYKQRYPSLQDRVAYIKNSFDNEIFYPLREEEREVKRKELASRLGLNEETRFVLFAGRLHPQKDPILLVRGFATFNEPNIHLIIAGDGELGAEVSAEIASLGISHKVTMLGAVPQGELAQIHRVCNAFVLSSVYEGLPLVVLEALASGTPVVTTQCGETPKLLTADSGVVCSERTPACIADALRKVLLHPGDYPSESCVRTAKPYAAHTVVQQVYSEMLNRWEQRTSLADRV
- a CDS encoding M1 family metallopeptidase; the protein is MLQSYFDTENNRYKTFELPGAKPHYNPDRPGQVEHIFLGLSLDIPNKKYHGSCSITLTPIRNGIERLNLDAVNLDIQSVQMDGKEQTFDYDGEQLSIQLDSPTEVDKRIVITIAYSVDKPQRGIYFIQPDKHYPNKPSQVWTQGEDEDSRFWFPCFDYPGQLSTSEIRIRVPKHLIAISNGELIATEEQGSDKIYHWSQKQVHPTYLMTIAVGDFAEIRDEWNGIPVTYYVEKSREKDAKRSMGKTPRMIQFLSEKYGFSYPYPKYAQVCVDDFIFGGMENTSATLLTDRCLLDEKAALDNRNTESLVVHELAHQWFGDLVVIKHWSHAWIKEGMASYSEVMWTEHEYGTQEAAYYLLLQARSYQTEDSDRYRRPMVTHVYREAIELYDHHIYEKGSCVYHMIRAQLGEDLFWKAIQTFVQDNAHKTVETVDLLRAIEKATGRNLLFLFDQYVYRGGHPDFKVAYSWDGESKLAKVTVTQTQASAVSPNSSDLFDLKIPIGFGYKQGDEPVKLKTFAVRVHEPEQSFYFPVDEKPQFISFDVGNHFLKTVSLEYPLPELKAQLEFDPNPISRIFAVEALAKKGSLEAIKVLSAALKNDPFWGVRVEVAKQLAEIHLDQVFDELVVGLKDNSSYVRRAAVEALAKIKQNESYKALKKLLEVGDPSYYVETAATRALGAIAAATTDEKPKEEKVIKLLKSVLEEKAGWNEVVRSGAIAGLAELKTSEAALNLVMEYTKLGVPQLLRLAAIRALGKISIGQTSANVERVLDLLTEISKDTFFLTQLAVVTALGQMETPRAIGILQALADQTPDGRIRRYAEEEISKVQKNIGSEGAIRQLRSELDQIRQQNQELRSRLEYLEARSNPSST